A single genomic interval of Lysobacter avium harbors:
- a CDS encoding acyl-CoA dehydrogenase family protein: MSAHENTTSDAFEWGAEEEQALLDTIDAWVEKSVAPIAMEYDQEDKYPHELVEDMKELGLFGATISQQYGGLGLPAAIYAKIVIRISSVWMAPTGIFNSHLIMASAIERAGTEAQKQHYLPKMASGELRGGIGLTEPNAGTDLQAIRTVAKLEGDHYVVNGAKTWITNSLHGDMVLLLVKTDPNADPRYRGMSMLIAEKGDGFIVAKKMKKSGYRSIDTCELVFENYKVPVERLLGGVEGQGFKQTLGGLELGRINVAARGCGIAEGALHLSVRYAQERKTFGVPICEHQAIQLKLGEMASRVEASKLLIDSAAKAFDKGERCDMEAGMAKYFATETGAYCAEEGMRIFGGYSYSTEYEIERFHRDAMLMCIGEGTNEMQRIIIAKQLVARNAI, from the coding sequence ATGAGCGCACACGAGAACACCACCTCCGACGCCTTCGAATGGGGTGCCGAGGAGGAGCAGGCTCTGCTCGATACCATCGATGCGTGGGTGGAGAAATCCGTCGCCCCCATTGCGATGGAATACGACCAGGAAGACAAGTACCCGCACGAGCTGGTCGAGGACATGAAGGAGCTGGGCCTGTTTGGCGCGACCATCTCCCAGCAGTACGGCGGTCTGGGTCTGCCGGCTGCGATCTACGCCAAGATCGTCATCCGCATCTCATCGGTGTGGATGGCGCCGACCGGCATCTTCAACTCGCACCTGATCATGGCCTCGGCCATCGAACGCGCCGGCACCGAGGCGCAGAAGCAGCATTATCTGCCGAAGATGGCCAGCGGCGAGCTGCGCGGCGGAATCGGACTGACCGAGCCCAACGCCGGCACCGACCTGCAGGCGATCCGCACGGTCGCCAAGCTGGAAGGCGACCATTACGTCGTCAACGGCGCCAAGACCTGGATCACCAACTCGCTGCACGGCGACATGGTCCTGCTGCTGGTCAAGACCGACCCGAATGCGGATCCGCGCTACCGCGGCATGAGCATGCTGATCGCCGAGAAGGGCGATGGCTTCATCGTCGCCAAGAAGATGAAGAAGAGCGGCTATCGGTCCATCGACACGTGCGAGCTGGTGTTTGAGAACTACAAGGTGCCCGTGGAGCGTCTGCTGGGTGGCGTGGAAGGCCAGGGCTTCAAGCAGACGCTGGGTGGGCTGGAACTGGGCCGGATCAACGTTGCGGCGCGGGGCTGCGGGATCGCCGAGGGTGCGCTGCACCTGTCGGTGCGCTATGCCCAGGAGCGCAAGACCTTCGGCGTGCCGATCTGCGAGCACCAGGCGATCCAGCTCAAGCTGGGTGAAATGGCCTCGCGGGTGGAGGCGTCCAAGCTGTTGATCGACAGCGCCGCCAAGGCCTTCGACAAGGGCGAGCGCTGCGACATGGAAGCCGGCATGGCGAAATATTTCGCCACCGAAACCGGTGCGTACTGCGCCGAGGAAGGCATGCGCATCTTCGGTGGCTACAGCTACTCCACCGAGTACGAAATCGAACGTTTCCACCGCGACGCCATGCTGATGTGCATCGGCGAAGGCACCAACGAGATGCAGCGGATCATCATCGCCAAGCAGCTCGTCGCCCGTAACGCCATCTAG
- a CDS encoding nitrilase-related carbon-nitrogen hydrolase, translated as MTNARRKFLMSTASLAAIGALGPGALGPGGRARAATTEMLAGSSSDELSMQTDGTYDSVELAKPAWTLALAQTRVHSFDAKDTKTALKRNLDHMLQSIDRSFYYGAKPDLLQFHEFPLQGWRKWTRKEVNQLSIEMPGPETEAIAKKCREYDTWIVFGAYVKDPDWPDHVLSLTTIMNNKGEIVDKHWKQRNIKGVFPDFELFTTTVYDVLDQFVEMYGRDAVIPVTRTPLGNISTSSSQREPELFRAAAIKGAEIFLRTASGNFSQLDIRACAMYNGVYSSIVNNAVSPDNGPFFDNPGGSGGAAIYGPSGEAVAEARGIHEQLVTGRIAMAELRARNRQPVMHMELYDDVYARYVSKYPPNLWSEYVPTSLEDAGQYVQGKSRWK; from the coding sequence ATGACCAATGCACGACGCAAGTTTTTGATGAGTACAGCCAGCCTTGCTGCAATTGGGGCTCTCGGCCCGGGCGCTTTAGGGCCCGGAGGCCGCGCACGGGCCGCAACTACTGAAATGCTCGCCGGGAGCAGCTCGGACGAGCTGAGCATGCAAACCGACGGAACATACGACTCCGTCGAGCTGGCCAAGCCAGCTTGGACGCTAGCCCTCGCCCAAACCCGGGTTCACAGCTTCGACGCCAAAGACACCAAGACTGCGCTCAAGCGCAATCTAGACCACATGCTGCAGTCGATTGACCGGTCGTTCTACTACGGCGCCAAGCCCGACCTTCTTCAGTTCCATGAGTTCCCGCTGCAGGGCTGGCGCAAATGGACCCGAAAGGAGGTCAATCAACTCTCCATTGAAATGCCGGGCCCCGAAACCGAAGCCATCGCCAAGAAGTGTCGCGAGTACGACACGTGGATCGTATTTGGGGCTTACGTGAAAGATCCCGACTGGCCGGACCACGTGCTCTCGCTCACCACGATCATGAACAACAAGGGCGAGATCGTCGATAAGCATTGGAAGCAACGCAATATCAAGGGTGTCTTTCCCGACTTTGAGCTCTTCACTACAACGGTTTATGACGTGCTCGACCAGTTCGTGGAAATGTATGGCCGCGACGCTGTTATCCCGGTCACCCGTACACCGCTGGGCAATATCTCTACCAGTTCTTCACAGCGCGAACCTGAACTGTTCCGGGCGGCAGCAATAAAGGGCGCAGAGATATTCCTTCGCACCGCTTCGGGAAACTTTTCTCAGTTGGATATTCGAGCGTGTGCGATGTACAACGGCGTTTACAGTTCAATCGTCAATAACGCAGTGTCGCCCGATAACGGTCCGTTTTTCGATAATCCAGGCGGATCAGGCGGTGCCGCAATATACGGTCCCAGTGGCGAGGCCGTCGCCGAGGCACGGGGTATTCACGAGCAACTGGTAACAGGCAGAATCGCGATGGCGGAGCTGCGTGCACGCAACCGTCAGCCGGTGATGCACATGGAGCTCTACGACGACGTCTACGCCAGGTACGTGAGCAAATACCCGCCCAACCTCTGGTCGGAATACGTGCCGACTTCATTAGAAGATGCAGGGCAGTACGTGCAGGGCAAGTCTCGCTGGAAGTAG
- a CDS encoding YehS family protein, with product MINNDVLRSIRYMLDLSDGMVVDLAKLADPEFPLDKDDVPALLKREEEEGFVACTDRILAHVLDGLVLHYRGVDETRPPRPVEKRVTNNVVLKKLRVAFELKDVDMHEIFASSGFPISKPELTALFRQPGHKHFRLCGDQLLRNFLKGLTLRVRGGQ from the coding sequence ATGATCAACAACGACGTATTACGCAGCATCCGCTACATGCTCGATCTCAGTGACGGCATGGTGGTGGACCTGGCGAAACTCGCCGATCCGGAGTTCCCGCTCGACAAGGATGATGTACCGGCGCTGCTCAAGCGGGAGGAAGAGGAGGGCTTCGTCGCCTGCACCGACCGCATCCTCGCCCACGTGCTGGACGGACTGGTGCTGCACTACCGCGGTGTCGACGAGACCCGGCCACCGCGGCCTGTGGAGAAGCGGGTCACCAACAACGTGGTGCTGAAGAAGCTGCGGGTCGCCTTCGAGCTGAAGGACGTGGACATGCACGAGATCTTCGCCAGCTCCGGCTTTCCGATCTCCAAGCCGGAGCTGACCGCGCTGTTCCGCCAACCCGGGCACAAGCACTTCCGCCTGTGCGGCGACCAGCTGCTGCGCAACTTCCTCAAGGGCCTGACGTTGCGCGTCCGCGGCGGGCAGTAG
- a CDS encoding class I SAM-dependent methyltransferase → MSQQALPPSWQHVGRHDVFPQSGHDDTARFDFLANMNGYLSTKLSPKVRVAYEKRVKPAFEQAQGRAPETRHEVRKAMVGDPIYQTWSALRRNTMEMRQQAGRGMVLRQLAPLVDKARELNEGAETLQLDPAVKVPRHVSAVDIHCMPGGYHTELVDDDISAGANYDAGIFATTGGMLGRYNDGGGQALAQWLKKEHPDFKPRRILDLGCTVGHNVVPLAQAFPDAEVIAVDVAAPMLRYAHARAQSMGVKNLTFRQADAESLDYPDGHFDLISTAMFWHESSAKSMPRTLKEVHRLLADGGLSANLEQPQYHGMDPYEAFVRDWDAYNNNEPFWSVMHEYDLRKMMVAAGFDDSKYFETTVAGVVDRSIFPEASNDGEDYGRAALWTMFGAWK, encoded by the coding sequence ATGTCCCAGCAAGCCCTTCCCCCGAGCTGGCAGCACGTAGGTCGCCATGACGTGTTTCCGCAAAGCGGCCACGACGACACCGCGCGGTTCGATTTTCTCGCCAACATGAACGGATACCTCTCCACGAAGCTGAGCCCGAAGGTCCGCGTCGCGTATGAGAAGCGCGTCAAACCGGCCTTCGAGCAGGCCCAGGGACGCGCGCCAGAGACCCGTCACGAAGTACGCAAGGCGATGGTCGGCGATCCGATCTACCAGACCTGGAGCGCGCTTCGCCGCAACACGATGGAGATGCGCCAGCAAGCCGGACGCGGGATGGTGTTGCGCCAGCTCGCGCCGCTGGTCGACAAGGCCCGCGAGCTCAACGAGGGCGCGGAGACGCTGCAGCTCGATCCCGCAGTCAAGGTCCCCCGCCACGTCAGCGCCGTGGACATCCATTGCATGCCCGGCGGTTACCACACCGAATTGGTCGACGATGACATCTCGGCGGGCGCCAACTATGACGCGGGCATCTTCGCCACCACCGGGGGCATGCTGGGGCGTTACAACGACGGCGGTGGCCAGGCGTTGGCACAGTGGCTGAAGAAGGAACACCCGGACTTCAAGCCGCGCCGGATCCTGGATCTGGGCTGCACGGTCGGCCACAACGTGGTGCCGCTGGCGCAGGCGTTCCCCGACGCCGAAGTGATCGCGGTCGACGTGGCCGCGCCGATGCTGCGCTACGCCCATGCGCGCGCCCAGTCGATGGGCGTGAAAAACCTCACCTTCCGCCAGGCGGATGCCGAGTCACTGGACTACCCCGACGGCCACTTCGACCTCATCAGCACGGCGATGTTCTGGCACGAGAGCTCGGCCAAGTCGATGCCCAGGACCCTGAAGGAAGTGCATCGCCTCCTCGCCGATGGCGGCCTGTCGGCCAACTTGGAACAGCCGCAGTACCACGGCATGGACCCCTACGAGGCGTTCGTGCGCGACTGGGATGCCTACAACAACAACGAGCCCTTCTGGAGCGTCATGCACGAGTACGACCTGCGCAAGATGATGGTCGCGGCCGGATTTGACGACAGCAAGTACTTCGAGACCACGGTCGCCGGCGTGGTTGATCGCAGCATTTTCCCGGAGGCCAGCAACGACGGCGAGGACTACGGCCGGGCCGCCTTGTGGACCATGTTTGGAGCGTGGAAATGA
- a CDS encoding CaiB/BaiF CoA transferase family protein encodes MKLEGVRVLDLSLFLPGPHLTMMMADHGADVIKVEPPGGEPVREVGLKQAGVSTWFRNTHRGKRCIVLDLKSEAGQQAFARLVERSDVVVEAFRPGVAQRLGIDYERCRALNPAIVYCSISAYGQTGPKVQRPAHDLAMQADSGVVSLNLGPDGSPASPHMPVADMAGSLMALSAILMVLYRREKTGQGDYIDLSMQDALMAWLPNVLGPPFAEQRDPVVKHERSWGGNALYRLYRCKDDRWLALGGAEHKFADNLLGALDRSDLAPLCYLPPGPGQDPVKAFLAETFATRTLVEWIAVLEPLDVCWAPVKTLTEAFNDPHTQAREMVWTAPDGGTHLGIPIRFANEPGRINPHLDGPGESTAEVLAEIGMQEVP; translated from the coding sequence ATGAAACTGGAAGGCGTGCGCGTCCTCGACCTGTCGCTGTTCCTGCCCGGCCCGCATCTGACGATGATGATGGCCGACCACGGCGCGGACGTGATCAAGGTCGAGCCGCCGGGCGGCGAGCCGGTGCGCGAGGTCGGCCTGAAACAGGCCGGCGTATCGACCTGGTTCCGCAATACCCATCGCGGCAAACGCTGCATCGTGCTGGACCTGAAAAGCGAAGCGGGCCAGCAGGCGTTCGCGCGACTGGTAGAGCGCTCCGACGTGGTGGTGGAGGCCTTCCGCCCCGGCGTCGCCCAGCGCCTGGGCATCGACTACGAGCGCTGTCGCGCGCTCAACCCGGCCATCGTCTACTGCTCCATCAGCGCCTACGGCCAGACCGGGCCGAAGGTGCAGCGGCCCGCGCACGATCTGGCGATGCAGGCCGACAGCGGTGTTGTCAGCCTGAATCTGGGTCCCGATGGCTCGCCCGCGTCTCCGCACATGCCGGTAGCCGACATGGCGGGCTCGCTGATGGCACTGTCGGCTATCCTCATGGTGCTGTACCGCCGCGAGAAGACCGGGCAGGGCGACTACATCGACCTGTCCATGCAGGATGCGCTGATGGCCTGGCTGCCCAACGTGTTGGGTCCGCCGTTTGCCGAGCAGCGCGACCCGGTGGTCAAGCACGAGCGCAGCTGGGGCGGCAACGCGTTGTACCGCCTGTACCGCTGCAAGGATGATCGCTGGCTGGCGCTGGGCGGCGCGGAACACAAGTTTGCTGACAACCTGCTGGGCGCGCTGGATCGATCGGACCTCGCACCGTTGTGTTACCTGCCGCCCGGCCCGGGTCAGGACCCGGTCAAGGCCTTCCTCGCCGAAACGTTTGCTACCCGCACGCTCGTCGAATGGATCGCCGTCCTCGAACCGCTGGACGTCTGCTGGGCGCCGGTGAAGACCCTGACGGAGGCCTTCAACGATCCGCACACGCAAGCGCGCGAGATGGTCTGGACCGCCCCGGACGGCGGCACCCACCTGGGTATCCCGATCCGCTTTGCCAACGAACCGGGGCGGATCAATCCGCATCTGGATGGCCCGGGGGAATCCACCGCCGAGGTACTGGCGGAGATTGGGATGCAAGAGGTTCCGTAG
- a CDS encoding nitrilase-related carbon-nitrogen hydrolase, producing MSHAPLKLLTLAIALSTAGAHAATLVEKDGSYAQVPLEKDKVVIKVVQNLTKNLQDFPTIQEGLAHNLAQMTDLTQRACTQGKKPDFILFNEFPLTGYSDGKREDKLKSTITIPGPETEALGNLAKDCDTYIIFGSYARDDAWPGHILSLNAVIGRDGKVAEKFWKTRNVKNYQPGMEIPTTTIENVYDRYVAMYGEEELFPVLRTEYGNIAVSTVQRDTMVYNAFAMRGVEIMFRTATLFSKLDVMATASFNNFYSAMSNINFPADSEWASMGGGSLIVSPRGEVLAEDPSNNEGIIEAEIDIAKFREGRKIPPYPVEITRPVFEQYQQAFPLNHLDVPIDQLPDDGAEMKKLMDRVSRWNTRE from the coding sequence ATGTCCCATGCCCCGTTGAAGCTCCTCACCCTGGCGATCGCTCTTTCCACCGCGGGTGCACATGCCGCCACGCTTGTCGAAAAGGACGGCAGTTATGCGCAGGTCCCGCTGGAAAAGGACAAGGTCGTTATCAAGGTCGTGCAGAACCTGACCAAAAACCTGCAGGATTTCCCCACGATCCAGGAAGGCCTGGCGCACAATCTGGCGCAGATGACGGACCTGACCCAACGCGCCTGCACCCAGGGCAAGAAACCCGACTTCATCCTGTTCAACGAGTTCCCGCTGACCGGCTACTCGGATGGCAAGCGCGAAGACAAGCTCAAGTCCACCATCACCATCCCGGGGCCGGAGACCGAAGCGTTGGGCAACCTTGCCAAGGACTGCGACACCTACATCATCTTTGGCAGCTACGCGCGCGATGACGCCTGGCCTGGCCACATACTGAGCTTGAACGCGGTGATCGGCCGCGACGGCAAGGTGGCGGAAAAGTTCTGGAAGACGCGCAACGTCAAGAACTACCAGCCGGGCATGGAGATCCCGACCACGACGATCGAGAATGTCTACGACCGCTACGTGGCCATGTACGGCGAAGAAGAACTGTTCCCGGTGCTGCGTACCGAATACGGCAATATCGCTGTCAGCACGGTCCAGCGCGACACCATGGTCTACAACGCGTTCGCCATGCGCGGCGTGGAGATCATGTTCCGCACCGCCACGCTGTTCTCGAAGCTGGACGTGATGGCCACCGCGAGCTTCAACAATTTCTATTCCGCGATGTCCAATATCAATTTCCCGGCCGACAGCGAGTGGGCCAGCATGGGCGGCGGCTCGCTCATCGTGAGTCCGCGTGGCGAGGTACTGGCCGAGGATCCGAGCAACAACGAAGGAATCATCGAGGCGGAGATCGACATCGCGAAGTTCCGCGAAGGCCGCAAGATCCCGCCCTACCCGGTGGAAATTACCCGCCCGGTATTCGAGCAGTACCAGCAGGCGTTCCCGCTCAACCACCTGGACGTGCCAATCGACCAGCTGCCTGACGACGGCGCGGAAATGAAAAAGCTGATGGACAGGGTCAGCCGCTGGAATACACGCGAATAG
- a CDS encoding CaiB/BaiF CoA transferase family protein — MSELPLKGVRILAVEQYGAGPYGSMHLADLGAEVIKIESPPGGDVSRSTGPYFLGEGDSQFFQTFNLNKHSLRLNLKSAEGREVFEKLVGTADAVLNNLRGDQPAKLGLDYDTLGKVNAKIVCAHLSAYGRDNERAAWPGYDYLMQAEAGFMSLTGEPGQPPARFGLSMVDFMTGTTMAMGLLAALVGAMRSGQGRDVDVSLFDVALHQLSYPATWYLNEGHETTRLERSAHPSTVPCQVYRTSDGWVMVMCMLEKFWQTFVAGIERPQLGTDPRFADFPARREHREALTPLVDEALMQHDTAYWTERFAGKIPIAPVFDIAQALDNPYVERIGMLQSVEHPQGAQRMLRNPIKLDGQRLDGVACPPLSADADALLAELGYSVEDRARLVGQGVV, encoded by the coding sequence ATGAGTGAGCTTCCACTGAAGGGTGTACGCATCCTGGCCGTCGAGCAATACGGCGCCGGGCCGTACGGATCGATGCACCTGGCGGACCTGGGCGCGGAAGTGATCAAGATCGAGTCGCCCCCGGGCGGTGACGTTTCCCGGTCTACCGGCCCGTACTTCCTGGGCGAGGGCGACAGCCAGTTCTTCCAGACCTTCAACCTCAACAAGCACTCGCTGCGTTTGAATCTGAAGAGCGCCGAAGGCCGCGAGGTGTTCGAGAAGCTGGTCGGCACCGCCGATGCGGTACTCAACAACCTGCGCGGTGACCAGCCGGCCAAACTGGGGCTGGACTACGACACCCTGGGCAAGGTCAACGCGAAGATAGTCTGCGCCCATCTGTCCGCCTACGGGCGTGACAACGAGCGGGCCGCCTGGCCGGGCTACGACTACCTGATGCAGGCCGAGGCGGGTTTCATGTCGTTGACCGGCGAGCCCGGCCAGCCGCCGGCGCGTTTCGGTCTGTCGATGGTCGACTTCATGACCGGCACCACGATGGCGATGGGGTTGCTGGCCGCGCTGGTCGGCGCGATGCGCAGCGGGCAGGGCCGCGATGTCGATGTGAGCCTGTTCGATGTCGCGCTGCACCAGCTCAGCTATCCGGCCACCTGGTACCTCAACGAAGGCCACGAGACGACGCGTCTGGAGCGCTCCGCGCATCCGTCCACCGTCCCGTGTCAGGTGTATCGCACCAGCGATGGCTGGGTCATGGTGATGTGCATGCTGGAGAAGTTCTGGCAGACGTTCGTCGCCGGCATCGAGCGTCCGCAGCTGGGCACCGATCCGCGCTTCGCCGACTTCCCGGCCCGCCGCGAGCACCGCGAGGCGCTGACGCCGCTGGTGGACGAGGCGTTGATGCAGCACGACACCGCGTACTGGACCGAGCGCTTTGCCGGCAAGATCCCGATCGCGCCGGTGTTCGACATCGCCCAGGCGCTGGACAACCCCTACGTGGAGCGCATCGGCATGCTGCAGTCGGTGGAGCATCCCCAGGGTGCACAGCGGATGCTACGCAATCCGATCAAGCTCGATGGCCAGCGCCTGGACGGGGTCGCCTGCCCGCCGCTGAGCGCGGATGCCGATGCACTGTTGGCCGAGCTGGGCTACAGCGTCGAGGACCGCGCGCGACTGGTCGGGCAGGGCGTGGTCTGA
- a CDS encoding HpcH/HpaI aldolase/citrate lyase family protein, with amino-acid sequence MSTPSNGSAVVNPRRCLMFVPGSRPERYAKAIATGADQVCIDLEDAVAPADKDSARASVFAFLSDAPESYSEIGLRLNPLSTDLGRKDLAELKASGLAPAFVMLPKVETVQELLDADAVLAGTDTGLIAQIETPLGLLDAREIARATPRLQALMFGGFDFIVALRGRASWESFFHPRVQLAVIAADAGIGCIDVPFLDIKDEPSLVEETDRVIALGFTAKAAIHPAQVDPIQQRYLPTADELERAKRVVAALQANRGEAIQLDGKLVDRPIEIAAERAIALGAHGARKD; translated from the coding sequence ATGAGTACGCCCTCCAACGGTTCCGCCGTGGTCAATCCGCGTCGTTGTCTGATGTTTGTGCCCGGCTCGCGTCCGGAGCGCTATGCCAAGGCCATAGCCACCGGCGCCGACCAGGTCTGTATCGATCTGGAAGATGCGGTGGCCCCCGCCGACAAGGACAGCGCGCGCGCCTCGGTGTTCGCGTTCCTGAGTGATGCCCCCGAGTCCTACAGCGAGATCGGTCTGCGCCTGAACCCGTTGTCGACCGATCTGGGACGCAAGGACCTTGCCGAGCTGAAGGCATCGGGTCTGGCGCCGGCGTTCGTGATGCTGCCCAAGGTCGAGACCGTGCAGGAATTGCTGGACGCCGACGCGGTGCTGGCCGGTACCGACACCGGGCTGATCGCACAGATCGAAACCCCGCTTGGCCTGTTGGACGCACGCGAAATCGCCCGCGCCACGCCGCGCCTGCAGGCGTTGATGTTCGGCGGCTTCGACTTCATCGTCGCGCTGCGCGGCCGGGCCAGCTGGGAGAGCTTCTTTCATCCGCGCGTGCAACTGGCGGTGATCGCCGCGGACGCCGGCATCGGTTGCATCGACGTGCCGTTCCTGGACATCAAGGACGAGCCGTCGCTGGTCGAGGAGACCGATCGCGTGATCGCGTTGGGCTTCACCGCCAAGGCCGCGATCCATCCCGCCCAGGTCGACCCGATCCAGCAACGCTACCTGCCGACCGCTGACGAGCTGGAACGCGCCAAGCGCGTCGTCGCAGCATTGCAGGCCAACCGCGGCGAGGCGATCCAGCTGGACGGAAAGCTGGTTGACCGCCCGATTGAAATTGCCGCCGAGCGTGCGATCGCGCTGGGCGCGCACGGCGCGCGCAAGGACTGA
- a CDS encoding DUF3598 family protein: MIDLKMHMPSLARHEGVWDGMYRYYDPEGNKTDEHASRLICRITGNDDAPYHQTNNYSWADGRTEIRDFKTTYSFGRIIFDNDLIYGWCTQIPEDDFHRTLMLYWQRKGEEGLELYEMIQLSDCGNLRNRIWHWYRKGVLVQRTLIDEKRVSHNWKQITGNSFAGEALEA; encoded by the coding sequence ATGATCGACCTGAAAATGCACATGCCATCGCTTGCCCGCCACGAGGGCGTCTGGGACGGCATGTACCGCTACTACGATCCGGAAGGCAACAAGACCGACGAGCACGCTTCGCGCCTGATCTGCCGCATCACCGGCAATGATGACGCGCCGTACCACCAGACCAATAACTACAGCTGGGCCGACGGCCGCACCGAGATCCGCGACTTCAAGACCACCTACTCGTTTGGCCGGATCATCTTCGACAACGATCTGATCTACGGCTGGTGTACGCAGATCCCCGAGGACGACTTCCACCGCACCCTGATGCTGTATTGGCAGCGCAAGGGCGAGGAAGGTCTGGAGCTGTACGAGATGATCCAGTTGTCGGACTGCGGCAACCTGCGCAACCGCATCTGGCACTGGTACAGGAAGGGCGTGCTGGTCCAGCGGACCCTGATTGACGAGAAGCGCGTCAGCCATAACTGGAAGCAGATCACCGGCAACAGCTTTGCCGGCGAGGCACTGGAAGCCTGA
- a CDS encoding MaoC family dehydratase: MVQTAKKVGENRYRETFGRFFEEFTVGDTYEHRPGRTITETDNTWFTLLTMNTHPMHFDKEYAKASEFGKIIVCSPFTVALMVGMSVTDVSQKAVANLGWSEIKLTHPLFVGDTLYAESTVLEKRESKSRPGAGIVTCSTIGLNQDGKTVCTFSRTMLIAREGHSVEDKVNY; this comes from the coding sequence ATGGTCCAGACAGCCAAGAAAGTCGGTGAGAACCGTTATCGCGAGACGTTCGGTCGCTTCTTCGAGGAGTTCACGGTCGGCGATACCTATGAGCACCGCCCGGGTCGCACGATCACCGAGACCGACAACACCTGGTTCACGCTGCTGACGATGAACACCCACCCGATGCACTTCGACAAGGAGTACGCCAAGGCCTCCGAGTTCGGAAAGATCATCGTCTGCAGCCCGTTCACCGTCGCCCTGATGGTCGGCATGAGCGTGACCGACGTCAGCCAGAAGGCCGTGGCCAACCTGGGCTGGTCGGAAATCAAGCTGACCCATCCGCTGTTCGTCGGCGACACCCTGTATGCCGAGTCGACCGTGCTGGAGAAGCGCGAGTCCAAGTCGCGCCCCGGCGCCGGCATCGTCACCTGCAGCACCATCGGCCTGAACCAGGACGGCAAGACCGTGTGCACCTTCAGCCGCACGATGCTGATCGCGCGCGAAGGCCATTCCGTGGAAGACAAGGTCAACTACTGA
- a CDS encoding DUF1838 family protein: MLRLFSVLAIATSAFAPTAAAQAAGPALDLSTDAGNVAALVKMRCSLDQDEDVILWWSGTVFAQLPQKAPSALLGFEGYNICRAEKQADGVWRMLTRELTFYRDLKTGKIIDEWDNPMTGERNSVLQVANDPVNQTLNPPGRPSTLPWVEAGDELMFTMNIPLTYPNPLPPKDFPKQSSGEMYTGSEHFMFFVPRVQMEDPARSQADVSYGWTRIGPWLPWMEMGQAPGNLLYIAQGNKKASISALPADIQERVRSTYPEYATAPREWVEPNMTSWTLYKQLHERQHEGTTAKKD; this comes from the coding sequence ATGTTGCGACTGTTCTCCGTGCTGGCCATTGCGACAAGTGCCTTTGCTCCCACCGCCGCTGCCCAGGCAGCCGGTCCCGCGCTCGACCTGAGCACCGACGCCGGCAATGTCGCAGCGCTGGTCAAGATGCGCTGTTCGCTCGACCAGGACGAGGACGTGATCCTGTGGTGGTCGGGCACGGTTTTCGCGCAATTGCCGCAAAAAGCGCCGTCGGCGCTTCTTGGTTTCGAGGGTTACAACATCTGCCGGGCGGAGAAGCAGGCCGACGGGGTGTGGCGGATGCTGACCCGCGAACTGACGTTCTATCGCGACCTCAAGACCGGCAAGATCATCGACGAGTGGGACAACCCAATGACCGGCGAACGCAACAGCGTCCTGCAGGTCGCCAATGACCCCGTCAACCAGACCCTCAACCCGCCGGGCCGGCCGTCCACGCTGCCATGGGTTGAAGCTGGCGACGAGCTGATGTTCACGATGAACATTCCGCTGACCTATCCCAACCCGTTGCCGCCGAAGGACTTCCCCAAGCAGTCCTCGGGCGAGATGTACACCGGATCGGAGCATTTCATGTTCTTCGTGCCACGCGTGCAGATGGAAGATCCCGCCCGGAGCCAGGCGGATGTGAGCTACGGCTGGACCCGGATTGGCCCATGGCTGCCGTGGATGGAGATGGGCCAAGCGCCCGGAAATCTCCTCTACATCGCCCAGGGAAACAAGAAGGCCTCGATTTCCGCGCTTCCAGCGGATATCCAGGAGCGCGTGCGTAGCACCTACCCGGAGTACGCGACCGCACCCAGGGAGTGGGTCGAGCCGAACATGACCAGTTGGACGCTTTACAAGCAGTTGCATGAGCGCCAGCACGAGGGCACCACAGCCAAAAAAGACTAG